GTCCGATGCTATGTTCCCTAGCTAGACCTGACTCCATGGCTGATTCGACGCCTAAGCCTCCTGGTAAGATCGGATTCCCAATAAGAACCCCATAGCGGAACCTATTTCTCGAGGGCCTGGTTGCCCAGAGATAAACTGGTACCTAAAGCCCCTAGCTGAAGTAAGATCTTCGGGCATCCTGGGACCTTTAATTGAATTCAGGTGCTAGACCCAGCTCTTGGCTGATATtctactcttcaattttgtctaaagacaaaacagaagagtggagggcaattgttgtgccacgaaaaaatcaaaagaaaaaaaagaagaaatgagaaaaatttTGGCTCGCCGAAAAGTCGTTTTGTCGCTTGTCGATAGTCGCAAGGCGGCTAGATGATAGCCACTAGGCTGCCTTGTGGCAAGGGCTGGCCGTGAGAGCCAGCCTCTAGGTTGCCTCGCGGCAGCCTTTGCAGCGAGGCCGAGCTGCCTTACGGCAAGCTCGGGTCTCAAGGCACAGTTGCCTCGCGGCAAACTCCAGCCGTGAGGCCCAGCCACCTCGCGGCAGCCTTTGCCTTGAGGCCGAGCTGCCTCGCGACAAGCTCAAGCCACGAGGCCCAGCTGCCTCACAACAAGCTCAAGCCGTGAGGCCCAGTTGCCTCGCGGCGGCTTCGTGGTTATTTCTCcctatttttgttaaatttgaccCATTTAGTAATCGACACGTGTCAGCATCCGCCATCCTTgagaattgtgccctataaatacccagttacaggacattaatggggaTTTTCAACTTCGGTAAAATTTAGACATTTTGAATgcatctttactattttcatgaaTAGACATTGGGATTCGAGATTGACCAAACCTTGCGGTAAGACCtcgtggcgaaggcaaaaccttgcgacGAGACTTTGTGGTGAAAGCAAAAGTTTGCAGCAAGACCTAGcggcaaaggcaaaaccttgtggcaagagctagtggtaaAGTCTTGTAGCGAGAGCTAGTGgtaaaccttgtggcgagagctagtagTGAAACCTTATGGCGAGAGCTAATGGTGAGAGCTATTGGTGAAAAAACTAGTGGCGAAACCTTATGGCCAAAAAGCTAGTGCCAAGATCTTTGTGGCAAGCATCCTAGCGGCAGACTCCCTTGAGACAACGTCTCTTACGGCATCCTAACTTCACCCGATACTGAGTTCGAGTGGatcccacatcacaaattttaattgttgtattttggcaacaacaaacttattttaaactttacaaataagttattttgatataattttatcttatttatttttaacaaacactatctaaacaaatataaacataagttatttttatttttaacgtaattattaaaatgatagagacgaaattatttatgtatggtcatgaaataacaaaatattttaatttttttaatattacaaaaatatttttaaaatatttttaaaattataaaaataactcaaaaatatatatatattttatatttgttaacgttttaagataaaaaatattttaaaaatatcaaaacaacacTGTTTTGATACTTCCACGTAATAAAGGTACTTTTGGGACAGAGTTAGAATTCTACATTTTACAATAATAAAAGTACATCTATTTATTTGAtagaatatattatattataatagtaTATTCGTTAGAAAAAACCCTACCACGAAGAGACGACAGCACCGCCTAAAAATGGAGTCTTCGTCGGCGACGTGCGGAACATGGAGGCCATGCTTGCTCCATCATCCGGCGCACCACCACTACCACCACCCTCCTTTATTCCTATGCCCTCCGCCTCTCCACCGCCACCATTGCTTCCACATCCACTTTTCACCTCACTGTCCACTTCACGGCTATCTTCTTCAACCAAACCCCTACCTCCAAGCGTGCCCTGATTCTGTCCCCTTGCCTGACCAGCCCAATTCACAGGTTCCTGATGATCCTGGACAAACTTACCCTTCCGACGCCCTGTAAGTGCTCTAATTCTACTCCTTTCCTTTTCCGATTTCTTCCCCCCGAACAATGAGCCATTAATGAGAATCGCACTCTCTTTATGCAATGATTATACATAGCTGAGTGTGAACTGGGGTTTACTCGAACTAGTGTTTTACATTGGATGTCCTCTGGAAGAGATGAATTGATTGAATTGTTGATTTTGTCCTAGGGATCCTTTCTTCGAGCAAAGTTGAATGCAAGAAGTTGGTGTTTTTGTTGCATATGCTTGTTTTTCACAGTTCTGTTGTATTAGACTCACTGGATTAGGCATATAATAGATGAAACAGATCTTTCACAATCTCTTACCCACTCTTTTATCAACAGTATAAGagataacacaaacagaaaTGAAGGGAACTGAAAGAACAGAACATTAaatgaaatcaaaccaaacaagaTGCCAGCGATTATCCTGGTTCACATTGCGACAGatgcaaccctacatccagcagtCAAACACCTAAGAGCAGTCTTTTATTGCCAAGAATGACCATTACAACAGCTTCTTGATCCCTCTCTTCTATTCCCAAGTACATCAAACCTTCCCTCCCCAAGATTACCAAGCTATCTCAAAACACTAGCTTTTGTCTCAGAACGAAACAGCACTTGTTTCAATAGAATGAGAAAATCGTACCAACTggctaccccttgccctctatttataataggtGCGGACATCCCAATGAAACTAATCGGAATTTAGATAATTCCGGTTTGACCCCCAAACTTACACTAATTACATTTAGGGTATAATTTTCAACCGTCTATCTAGACCTTAGTCGCTTTATGCCACTGCCTTCACTGATCTTCTAGGTTAGCTCGAGGCAACCATATTAACAATACTCCACCATTTGCCTTGAGTTTGCTCCACCAGATGAAACTGATCCTGCTCTCCTCCGGGAATGTCTGCCATACCTACTCAATCacaacaaacattaagaatatttaaacAATGTTGTAATTTAGATATAGGGACGGCTTTGGTGAAGATATCAGCTGCATTATTTTCTCCAGCAACTTTAATTAGGTTTATCTCCTCCTTCTCAAGGATTTCCCTAATGAAATGATACCTAACATCTATATGTTTGGTTCTATCATGGTGGGATTGATTCTTAGCCAAATGAATAGCACTTTAGCTATCACACATCAACTTAACCTTGACATCTCTACCTACGAGTTCACTAATAATTCCTTTAAGCCAAAGACCCTCTTTAATTGCTTCTGTAACTGCAATATATTCAGCCTCGGTGGTGGATAACGCCACCACCAGTTATCGGTTAGTTTTCCAACTTATGGTTGAACCCCATAGCTGAAAGACATACCTAGTTGAGGACCTCCTCCTATCAATATTTGCAGTAAAATCTGCATCTGTGAACCCTAAGATGCAAggattttcttccattttaactccaccataaaccaaagcCATTTCTAAAGTTCCTTTAACATACCTAAATGTCCACTTAACTGCATTTCAGTGGGCCTTACCCGAATTTGCCATAAACCTGCTAGAGACACTCATAACATGTGCCAAGTCCGGCCTTGTATAGACCATGCTGTGTATTAGGCTACCAACTGCATTAGAGTAAGGGATCTTACTTATTTCCTTAATGCCTTTTTCATACTTAGGGGACTGCTCATGGGATAACTTGAAGTGTTGAGCAAAGGGAACTGAGACCTCCTTTGCTTCACTCGTATTAAACCTTTTAACCAACTTATCTTGGTAAGACCTTTGAGATAATGACAGCTGCCTTTGCTGTCTATTTCTCCTGATTTCTATGACCAAAATCTTCTTAGCTTCTCCTAGCTCTTTCATCTCAAACACTGCTCTTAATCTTAGCTTAAGATTCTCGATTTCTATGGCTGATTGACTAGCAAtcagcatatcatctacatataggaGAAGATATAGAGATATATTCCCTAACATATGCTTAAAATATACACAACTGTCATAGGCACTTCTCTTAAACCCTTGGGCCAACATAAAAGAGTCAAActtcttataccattgcctaggggactgttttaaaccatagAGGGATTTCTTAATTTAGCACACTTGCTCTCTCTTCCCCCTAACCTCAAACCCCTTTGGCTGTTCCATTAGAATGTTTTCCTCTAAGTCTCCATGTAAAAAGGTTGTGGTAACATCCATTTGTTCTAGAATTAAGTCTAATTTTGCTGTTATTTCTAGAAGAATCCTTATTGAGGTGTGTCTCACCACGGGTGAGAATATCTCATTAAAGTCTATACCAAGCACTTGGGTAAACCccctagccttatacctaggcTTATCCTTTTTTCCAACACCTTCCTTAATTTTGAACAACCACTTGTAGCCAACCACCCTCTTCCCTAAGGGTTTATCTACAAGGATCCAAGTCTTATTCTTTATAAGGGAGTCTATCTCAGACTTCATGGCTTCCTGCCATTTCTGAGAATCCTTAGAGTGCATTACTTCATCATATGTTAGAGATTCTTCACCTACTTCAGCAGTTGCACTTGACAGTGCATATGAAACCAAATCAAAATAGCCATATCTTGCAGGAGGTCTTGAAACCCTCCTTTGTCTATCCCTAGCTACATTATACCTCTACGGGTTAGGAGGATTTTCAGAACTGGAGGATTCATCATACTCCTCTTGCTGCCCTGAGGAGGATTCTTCATATTCCTCCTGCTACCTTGATGAGGATTCATCATAATCCTCTTGATGACCTAACTCCTGATCAGGTAAATTATCTAGGTCTCTATCACTAGTTTCATCTTGCAGTTCTATGTCAATTGCCTTAGATTTTCCAGCTTTCTTTGATTTATCCttttcctcaaaatcttttattGTAGACCTTTCATCAAATGTAACATCTCTACTCACAAATGACTTGGGCATATCTGGATCCTAGCTCCACAATTTATATCCCTTAACCCCATCCGGGTATCCTATAAACAGGCATCAAGTTGCCCTTGGGTCTAACTTTCCTTGCTTAATATGTGCATAAGCAATACGTCCAAACACCCTCACATGGTCTATATTTGGCTTGTGACCTGTCCACATCTCATAGGGAGTTTTGAAACCTATAGCTGTCGATGGAGACCTATTGATCACATAGGCTGCAGTAGAAACTGCTTCTACCCAAGAAGATTTTAGTAGTCTAGCATGTATAATCATACATCTAACCCTTTCTAATAAAGTTCTATTCATCCTTTCGACTAGACCATTTTGTTTGGGATTCCCTGGAACTGAAAGATGTCATAGGATACCATTTTGATTACATAACTGGGTAAATTCCTTGTTGCAAAATTCTAatccattatcagttctaatgattttgattttgctaTCTTTGTGATTTTCTATCATAGTTTTCCAGGTTTTAAATGTCTCAAAAGTGTGGTCTTTTGATTTCAATACATAAACCAAACcattctagaataatcatcaattatTGACAGAaaatacctagctccaccatgggATAAGGACTGAGAGGGGCCCCACAAATCTGAATGAATGAATTCTAAGGGGGCCTTGGGGGAGTGGATAGCCTTGCTAGGAAATTTCACTTTTGCTGCTTTTCCAAAGATGCATGATTCACATTTATCTAAGGCTATAACACTTCCAATGCCTACAATCCCTTGTTTTGACAATTCCTTAAATCCTTGCTCACTAATGTGACCCATTTTATAGTGTCGTAACCTTGTATACTCAATAGGATTTATCCTCTCCTATTGTTGCCTCTCCACATACTGTGAATGCTTGCAGTACATATATGCCATTTTGAAGGATTGCCTTCATGCATATGAGAGAGCCTCTAGTTACCTGAAGGACTCCACCAACTACTCTATAGGAATAACCATTCTTATCTAATTCACCAAGAGATATAAGATTTCTCTTTAAATCTGGAACATACCCTACAGAAGATAATGTTCTTATAGTTTCCATcatacattttgattttaacaTCCCCAATTCCTTTGATTTTACACTCTTGGTTATTACTTAACAACACCTTACCACCATCAAGATCCCTATAATTTAGGAACCAATCCCTATGTGGTGTCATATGAAAGGAACAACCAGAATCTAACACCCAAACATGCCTATCCTCGGTATTAGATATAACCAGTGCATCTGCATTGTCATAATCAAATTCATAGATTGAAGATGAAATTTCAGCATTTCCTTTTCCTTGAAATTCCCTCTTTTTCTCGGGACAATTATGCTTAATGTGTCCCTCTTCATGACAGAAAAAACATTTGATAGGTTTCCTACTGTTCttcaattttgaccttgatctACCCCTAAATCTTGGGTCCCTCTTTTCCGATCTTGACCTAACAGCAAGGGCATCTCCCATAGAATTCTTGCCTTCAACCTTATGTTGTAGTTCTTTGGAGTTTAAGGCTCCTATAACATCATCTAGGGTCAATTTTTCTCCTCTATGTTTTAATATGTCAACAAAGGTCTCATAGGATTTAGGCAAAGAATGTAAAAGGACTAGAACTTTATCCTCATCGTCATATTTGATATCTATGTTTTCAAGATCTAGATATAACTTGTTAAAGACGTCTATATGCTCTTGCAATTTCTGACTTTCACCCATTTTGaatgagaaaaacttgattttcaAGTATAATCGGGTAGACAGTGTTTTGGTCATGTATAGGGTTTCTAATCTTTTTCAAAGGGCTTCTGCAGTTGTCATCTTGGACACTTCCCACAATACTTTATCCCCTAGACTTAGAATCAATGTATTGTAGGCTTTCTTGATGatttctctcttttgttcaTCGGAATatgattttggcattttctgTTCACCGTCTAAAGCCTCTTCCAGTCCTAAATTCCCTAGTAAAgctttcattttcatcttccaAAGGACAAAATCATTCCGGCCATCAAACTTTTCTATATCATATCTAGTTGCAGCCATTCTTGATACTACTATGACTGAGAGacaacaagaaaatgaaagaaagactTTTCTTGATTCTAGGggatggctctaataccaagtTGTATTAGACTCACTGGATTAGGCATATAATAGATGAAACAGATCTTTCTCAATCTCTTAACCACTTTTTTTATCAACAGTATAAGagataacacaaacagaaaTGAAGAGAATTGAAAGAACAGAATATTAaatgaaatcaaaccaaacaagaaGCCAGcgattatcctggttcggattgcaAGAGATGCAACCCTACATCTGGCAGTCAAACACCCCTAAGAGCAGTCTTTTATTGCCAAGAATGATCAGTACAACAGCTTCTTGATCCCTCTCTTCTATCCCCGAGTACATCAAACCTTCCctccccaagattacaaagccaTCTCAAAACactagcctttctctcagaaCCACTCGTTTCAATAGAATGAGAAAATCGTACCAACCGGCTACCCATTGCCCTATATTTATAATAGGGGCAGACATCCCAATGAAACTAATCAGAATTTAGATAATTTCGGTTTGACCCCTACACTTACACTAACTACATTTAGGGTATAATTTTCAAACGCCTATCTAGACCTTAACTGCTTTATGCCACTGCCATCACTGATCTTCTAGGTTAA
The Diospyros lotus cultivar Yz01 chromosome 12, ASM1463336v1, whole genome shotgun sequence DNA segment above includes these coding regions:
- the LOC127813937 gene encoding uncharacterized protein LOC127813937, which encodes MESSSATCGTWRPCLLHHPAHHHYHHPPLFLCPPPLHRHHCFHIHFSPHCPLHGYLLQPNPYLQACPDSVPLPDQPNSQVPDDPGQTYPSDALMMQEGTEEVAEEDEEEPVFVLTDEWREFFAKSEAKRRLSKKQARKKWKNVQA